Below is a window of Roseivirga misakiensis DNA.
TAGGACTAATGCCTGTCCTGAAAAACCAGCCTGACATAAAAGTTACGAGTAAACTCAGGGCAAGAAGGCCGTAAAAGGCACCTTTCCAGAACAGTTGATTTTCTGTTAACTCTTTTCCTTTTGGAGGGTTAATAACGCCAACTAGGCGTTTGAAGAAGCTAAGCATGTTTTTGGTGGTTGAGTCTTCGGAAGATAAGAATTTCATCCGTTCTCACCATTTCCAATTCTTTTAAACGGCGGCTTGATTCAGAGATCCTTTCGATACAAATAGGCTTGTGCGCCATGAAAGTCAAAAGTTACGGTGCGTTTCATGCCGTTTTTTTCAGCTACGCGCTGAGAACCAATATTGTCAATATTGATGATCGATACCACTCTTTCATCTAGCCTTTGTGCTTCGAAGTATTCACGAATGCAAATAGCCATTTCAGATGCATAACCTTTATTCCAATAACTAGGAATGACGCCATAACCTATTTCGAAGAAGTCTTCTCCAAGTATATTTTCTCTTAAAATGAGTCCAACATTCCCCATCAAGGTGCCATTTTCCTTATCGATGGCGGCTAACATACCAATGCCAGTTTCTTCATAGCGCTTCATTTGCCGGTTTATCCAAATAACAGCCTCTTCCTCTGGGGTTTTTGGTGAAGGAATCCCAACAAAATGGAGTTGGTCATTGCCAATAAAAAAAGCCTCCCAGGGCTTAGTGTCTTCTTTGACAATAGGTCGGTAGAAGAGCCTTTCTGATGTTATCGGGAACTCGTATTCATGGATGATCATTAGTCTAGGGCTAAAATTTATAGTTCAGAGACGCTAATGCTATGGCCAAGGTCATTTAGTAATGTTAGCTTTTCATTCATTTTGGCCATTTTACTAACGATTACTCCGATCGTCATAACACAACCTGAATCATAGTCTTGACCCTTAATATTTAATTCAAGGTCTTTCACAAGCTTCATTACCTCATTCATTTCGTCGTAAGGAAACCTTAAAATTACAGTTTCGGTTATTTCTCGTTTTACAATTTGTGCTTCTTCTAGTGCTTCAAAAGCAGCAGTTTTATAAGCATTTATCAGACCGCTCACGCCAAGTTTTGTTCCGCCAAAATAGCGTACGACAACCAATAGCGTATTGGTCAAATTCTTGGATTTAATTTGACCCAGAATTGGATCACCAGCAGAATGGTTAGGCTCGCCGTCGTCGTTAGCCCGCGTTTCTGAGCCATCATGCCCCAGCACATAGGCGTAGCAGTGATGCCTTGCATCGTAGTAATCCTTCCTTAGCAACTCAAGTTTCTCCTTTACAGCTTCCACAGAAGTCACTGGAAAAGCGACGGCAATGAACTTGCTTCCTTTCTCTTTGTACAGCCCTTCAGCGGAATTCGATATGGTTAAAAAACTATCCTGCATTTAGATTGCCTTGAGGATTTCTTGGTGGCTTAAAAGCATAATCACCACAATCGCTAAAACTACACCGATAGTATTAATTCTGCTCAGTTTCTCCTTGAAAAGTAAAATTGCCATCAGAGTAGAGGCAATGATTATCCCAATGTTGAGTGAAGGGTAAAGTATAGCGCCATTGTTGTCAAAAGCACTGAGCGCTTTAAGTTGTAGGTAGATAGAGAAGTAATTAGGGATACCGAGATAAATTCCGCCTAGGATATCTTTGCGCCTAAACCTGATCCCTCGAATTAGCGCTACAGATATACCGATGATAAAGGCAAAAGCAAAAATGAAAATTGGAAATACGGCCTCAGTAGATTCATCTACATAATGGTGATTTGTATAGTTCAGCGCGGTGTCAATTACACCACCCAATAAGAAAACTGCTAAGGGTAAAGCGATGTATTTTAAAGTAAGGGGCTGACGTTTCAAAGCTTGGTTCTGCTTCTTCTTACTCACCATAATAATGGCTACAAAAGCCAGGGCAATGCCCGTGTAGTTCCAAATATCGAGGTTGTTTGTGCCAATCTTAAGAATGAACAAGCTAAATACGACGGGAATGGCGAGACTCATTTTACTAGCAACTGTCGCTACAGAAACGCCACGAAGTTGTGTAGTTCTGGCCATCAAATAGAACGTACTTACAAAGACTACCCCTAAAACCCCAGCCATATAAAACCATGGAGCCGTTGCATCTGCTTCCTTGCTTACCGTTGAAAAACCAGTGTAAAGTACTCCTGTGATAACGCAGACACCATAATTGGTAATGATGGCTGGGAAGGTATTGATGCCAAGTTTGGTATAAGACCGAAAGGCCATAAAAATGGCCACATTTGCGAGTATGGTCAGGAGTAGATAAAACACGAGAAGCGAAATTAGTCAATACAATCTTATTCTGACATTTGTATATTGTTGACTTATCAGAATACCTAACACTCTTTGAATTGAAAAAACCAGAGCTCTACGATTTTAATAACATTGCTGCCGCTAGAGGAAACCTTTCTTTTTTAGAAGAACTTAAAGATGTCCCGTTTGAAGTCAAAAGAGTATACTGGCTAACAGATGTTCCAGAGCAGCAAGTGCGAGGAGATCATGCGCACAAAGTAGGAGAACAGGTAATCGTTTGTATTCAAGGGGTGATAGAAGTAGTGCTTGAATCCAAGAATGGCGAGGTTTTTACTTGTACCCTAGACCAGCCAAATAAAGGACTATACATACCGCCGATGTGGTGGGGAAAAATGCTTTTTAAGAACAGGGCCATGCTTTTGGGGCTTGCCTCTGATGAGTTTTCTGAAGAAGATTACATCAGGAAAAGAGAAGATTTCTGATGGCAAACTTCCAACTTCAAAAAACGCTAAGTCTTAAGACCAAAGTTATTTACAAAGAGTTTGTCTACAACAACCAAGCATTTCTCGCTACGAATAATAAGTTAGAGAAGAGGCACTTTTATTGGGTAGACACGAATATTGATTGTGCCCATGCACATGTCGCTTTTTCAATTACAGATGAAACCGCTTATAGCCCACATAGGCTCCCCTTTGGTGGTGTAGAGTTAGCTGAAGGTCTAGTGCCGCAAGACTTGTTTGAGTTTTTAAGCCAGGTGGAAAAAACCTTGGTCATAGAAGGTGTAAAAGTCGTGAGGTTACACCAAGCGCCGAATGCTTATCAAGATCAAACGTTAATAGGAGATACCCTGATTCAATTGGGCTACGAAACCATACAAAACCGTGTTTTTCATACCATTGCTGTGAATGAAACAGACTTGTATGACAGAATGCATAAAATGGAGCATCGTAAATTCAAAATGTGTCATAGGGACGGGGCCATTTTTAGAGAATTAAAGAAGAAACAGAAGATCGAGGCGTTTCAATGGATTGAAAGAAATAGGAATTTAGCCTATAAACCGCCTTCAATGTCATGGGTAGACTTGCAGGAAGCGAGTCAAAGAAATCCAAAAGTATACAAGGTTTTTGGCGTATTCTTAGATGATTGGATGTTGGCTGCGACAGTGGCAGTGGTTGTGAATGATCGTGCAATTTACCATTTCATGCCCGCAAGTCAGGTTGACTTTAGAGAATATAAAAAGTACAGTCCCATGGTCTTTTTAATCAATGAATTATACAACTGGTGCCGTTCAAATGGTATCGAAACCTTAGACCTTGGAACATCTTATGTAGATATGAAGCTGAAAGACTCATTGGTCAAATTCAAGGAAAATACTGGAGGTAAGCCTTGTAATGCCCTGAGTTGGCAGAAAACACTATCTTCGTAAGAAATCTGGCACTGTTGAAATCTGAATTTTTGAAAAGCTCGTCATGGTCGTTTTCGGCTGTGGTATTCAGAGCCCTAGGTGGGCTTACAATCAATAAGTTATTTGCCTTTTTTCTAGGTGCACCGGGAATCACCTTACTCTCACACTTTCAAAATCTGACCGCCTTATTTACGCTATTACCAAACGAAGGCGTCAATAGAAGTATCATGAAATATTGGTCCGACCCGCAAATGTCGGAGCATGATAAACTCAGGCATTTTAAGACCAGTTTTTGGATTACCTCAACCATTTTTGGCGTTACCCTTGGGGTGCTTTACTTCTGGCATCACGATTACTTTTTTGATCGATTTATTACAGCGTATACTCCCAGAGAGTTTCTCATCATTTTCATTCCATCTGTTTTCCTAATGCTCATGTCGGGTTATCTGAACTCGGTAATCCTGGCTCTCCGTGAAGTAAAGGCTTATGCGGTGATCAACATTTTGAGTCTATTGCTGCTTGTTGGGATAGTTTATGTTGGGGTTAATTATGGAACAATAGACCAAGCTTTATTAAGCTTTGCAATCGGCTATGCTGCCATGTTTTTCTTGGCCCTTATCTACCTAATTAGAAGAAGAAAATCTATAAAGTTAGGCATGGGGAAACCCGATAAAGCCTCGGTCAAAAGAATTGGAAAATTTATTGCCATGGCGATCAGTGCGATCGTTTTTGGAAAACTTTTAGACTTCGGAGTTCGAGACTATGCCATTGAATTATATGATTTAGAGCGTACAGGGCTTTGGCAGGCCGTGGCTAAAATGTCTACTAGTTATTTACTCGTGTTCTCAGGTACAGTCGGTGTGATTTATTATCCTAAAATAGCCTCACTGATACATGAAAGAGGTGCTTTAAGGCAATATGTATTGAAAGTAATGGGCTTTATGACCTTCGTTTCGATTATGGCCTTGGGTATTTATTATCTCAACAAAGAATTTATTCTAAACCTGTTTTTCGCCGATGGATTTGATAAGGCAGCATATCTCGTCCGCTATCAAGTGATAGGCGATTTTTTTGCGTTGTTGGCCTATTTACTAGCCTATGTTTTAAGCGCTAGGGTACAGACAATGAAATATATAGCAGCACAGTTTGTCTCAGCCTTAATCTATTTGGGGCTATTATCCGTCTTAATAGATCAGTATAACCTAGAGGCATTTACTTTAGCATATATGTTCCGCTACATAGGTTTCTTTTTGATCCTTTTGGTCTTTAATCGAAAACTCCTTCGCCGATGAACCCATTGGTGACCATTATCTGTATTTCTTACAATCACGCACCATATATTAAGGAAGCGTTAGATGCAGTTTTTGCCCAAGACTACGAGCAAATACAAGTCATTATTGCTGACGATGGAAGTACCGATAACAGTCAAGACGTAATTAAAGAATTGTTGGAGGGGAAAACTTTGCAGTGCATTTTCAATGAAGAGAACATTGGCTATACAAGAACTTTTAACAGCGCATTAAAACATGCAGAAGGAGAGTTTATCATTGATTATGCACTAGATGATGTGATGAAGCCAGCTTTCGTAAGAAAAAGTGTTGATCGATTTAAATTGACCGATCGATCTACTGGAGTAGTTTTTTCTAATGCAGATTACATCGATGAGGATTCTAATGTGATCGGAAACCATAACGAGAGTTTGTTCAAAAAGAAGATGATAAAGGCCATTCCCGAAGGGGATATCTTCACCAACCTCATGGATCGCTATTTCATCTGTACACCCACAATGGTGATTCGTAAAGAGGTGTTCGATCGTCTGGGAGGATATGATGAAGCCTTAGCCTATGAAGACTTTGATTTCTGGATAAGATCTTCAAGGTATTGGGAGTATGCTTACACCGATGTGATTGAGATGCAAAAGCGTAAGTTAAAAAGCAGTATGTCGGCGGCTCGGTATCAGTTTACTATGAATAAGCAATTGAAATCTACACGCATCGTATGCGAAAAGGCTTTTCATTTGTGTAAAACCGAAAAAGAGCTGAAATTACTTGGTGCTCGACTCAATTATGAATACCGTCAATGTATTCGGAACGGCGCAAATGACTTGGCTGAGGATTATCAATTATTGATTAAAAAGACTGGGTCAAGTCTGGATGCGATATCATTGGGGGTACGATTCTTAGGTCGAAAATTTCACCGAAAGCATCATTAGTCATTTTGCTATAATGAACGAGGTGTGCAACCGTCTACTAATTGATATGTCTTTTGCATAACAAAAATTCAATCTCGTGCTTCAAAATAACCTTAGAACACTTCTCCGTTCGCTCATTAAAAGTAAGACCTATACCCTCCTTAACTTGTTAGGCTTGAGTTCTGGTCTCGTAGTTTTTATACTCATTATGGTTTACACCCAGTATGAGTTTAGCTATGACCAATATCATTCAAGGGTCAACGATATTTATAGGGTCTACAAAAGTGATAAGGGCAACTTTTACAAAGGGACAAACAAGTATGCTGTGGTTCCTACACCTTTGGTTCCTGCTATGAAGGATGATTTTTCGGAGGTTGAAGATTTTTTTAGAATTGAAACCTATGGTAATGCCGTCGTAAGAGTGGGTACAGAGGTTTTTTTAGAGCCATCAATCCATGCCGTTGACCCATCCATTTTTGAAATATTAGACCTAGAGCTTTTAGCAGGAAGCCCTTCGGAAATTGGTAAAGGAAATAACGGGGCAGCCTTGTCTGAATCATTGGCCATGAAATACTTTGGCAAAATTGATGTAGTCGGAGAAGTGATTAAGTACAAAGATCAATACCCATTTCAAGTAACAGGTGTTTTCAAAGATATGCCCAAAAATTCACATTTTGTACTTGACCTGACGATCAATTTGGAAGGGATACTTGGGGCTACAGAACGTAGAATGGATAATTGGAACAATAGCAATTTTTATGCTTATGTACTGCTCGCCCCAGGTACCGATGCAGGTAAACTGCAAGGTCGGCTTCCAGAGCTACGTGCCAAATATGCGAATGATCCAATCAATGAAGAGGGACAGGAGTCAACTTATTACCTCCAGAATTTAAGCGATGTGCATTTTACATCGGAAGTAAACTTCGATATAGCCCCAAATGCGGATGCTCAAAGTCTTTATATCTACATTGGAATTGCCTTTATGATCCTCCTGATCGCAGCTATAAATTATGTGAATTTGGCAACGGCTAGATCAGTTAATAAGACTAAGGAGGTTGGTATAAGAAAAGTGATTGGCGCACATAAATGGAGCTTAATTAAACAGTTTTTATTGGAATCAAGTGTACTTGTCTTTACGGCACTTGCCATAGCAGTTTTAGTCTTGATCATGGTACTGCCTGCTTTTTCTAGTTTTATCGATAAAGAAATTACAATTAATTTTTCCTCACTTGATTTTTGGATACCACTCTTAGGTTTAGGTGTGCTTATGACATTGCTTTCAGGAATTTACCCAGCCACAATGTTGGCTAAATTCAAGCCTATTACTGCACTAAAAGGTAGTAGAACTGGCCCTAAAGGAAGTGCCTTGTTTAGAAATATATTGGTTGTATTTCAATTCACGGTTTCATGTGCTTTAATTCTCGGTGCATCTGTTTTGACCAAACAATTAAACTTTATCCAAAATATGGATACTGGTTACGTCAGAGACCAAGTACTGGTTGTCGGAGTAAGGGATCGCGGAATTCGTGGTCAATTGGATGTTTTTAAAAATGAGTTAAGAAAGATATCAGGCGTAAAGTATGTATCATCTTCTAATTCACTTCCGAACAATATAAGCTCCAATTCGACTGTGAATTGGGTTGGTAAGAAAGAAGATGAACGCGTTGTGCTCTATACAAACACCGCAGATTATGACTTTGTGGATTTATATGACCTTGAGATTGTTGAGGGAAGGAATTTTGACCCTACGATAACTTCGGATGAAACTGCCGTTTTGATCAATGAGTCCGCTGTTAAAGCTTTGGGTTGGGAAAACCCGATTGGAATGCAGATGATGCGTTGGTGGGGAGATACAGGGCGTGTAGTAGGTGTCTTAAAAGATTTCCATGCTCACTCCGTTCATTTGGAAATTGAACCGATTCAAATTTACCAGAAAAGTGGCCAGTTTAATGTCTCAATTCGGATAGAAGGGGATCAGGTTGAAGAAACAATTGCCGCTATTGAGTCAACTTATCAGTCCTTTGAGCCATTATATCCATTTGACTACAACTTCTTCGACGATATTTTTGATAGAGCTTATTTGAGTGAAATAAAGGCGGCAGAATTAGCTAATTGGTTTACTGGACTTGCCATTTTGATCGCTTGCCTTGGGCTTTACGGTTTGGCTTCTCATAAAGTACAACATAGAATAAAGGAAGTAGGCGTAAGAAAAGTATTAGGCGCATCGATATCAAGAATATTGATTTTACTAACAAAAGACTTCGGCCTGCTGCTGATTGTCTCCTTTCTGATTGCAGCACCAATAGCTTATTTTGTAATGAATAATTGGCTAGATGGGTTCGCCTATCACACCTCAATTAACTTAATCACCTTTTTACTGGCATTGATAGTCATGATGCTGGTAGCAGGTTCTACAGTGGGATATCAAACCTATAAGGCCGCCGTTAAAAATCCAGTTGATGCTTTGCGGGAAGAGTAAGTCGATAAATAATTAGTCTATTATTTACCGTAGTACTTGTCGACCATATTTCGGGCATAGTCCCAAATGTTAGTCGCACCATCTTTTATTTTCTGTTTTTTCTCGATGACAGCTTCGTAGGGAACATTGAATTCTCTCCAGGTACCACCATTATTTGAGGCGTTTTGTAGCATCGGCTCAAATCTATCCATGGCTTTTGCAAACTTTGCTTCCTTGGTTTCACCTGTTTCAAACTCAGTCCAAATCGCAATTAATTCCTTGGCCTGGTCCTCTGGTAAAATTCCAAAAATGCGCTCTGCTGCTTTAAGTTCCTCTTCAGTATTTGTGTGGTTTTTGGTGGTGTCGAAAAGAAAAGTGTCACCAGCATCAATTTCAACTATGTCATGGATTAGCAACATCTTGATGACTTTTAGCATATCAATTTCATGATTACTATGACTAGAGAGTACGATCGCCATCATGGCCAAATGCCAACTATGTTCAGCATCGTTTTCGTGCCGATCGCTGTTAAAAAGACGTGTTTTGCGCTGAATATATTTTAGTTTGTCAATCTCTTTAATGAATGCAATTTGTTTTTCAAGAGCGTCTTCCATAGTGCTTTACTTTAAGTCACAAAAGAAGCCAATTCTAAAGAACTGCCCAATCGGAATTTAATAGAATTCTGTGCGTATTCAGTTGACTACTGTTCTCGGTGATGAATTAGAAGTAGGTTATGCCGCAGGTAAACTGCCGATTAGCATTCATATAGCTCGATTAGTGGCAGAAGTTCTTGTTAAGAACATTAAAATGATGGTTAGGAAATAATCTAACATCTAATAGTTAGTAAGATTTTTTAATCCTTTAGGGTCTCGTTCCACAGGGCTCTATTACTTTTTTAATTAATTTATACTCTTTTTAGTAACTAATTCTTATTATTGAAGTAATTACGAAAAAGAGAAGAAATGAAAAAGGTTACTTTAGGTGCTTTTGAAGAGATGGTTTTACTCACAGTTGGCGTGCTGCAAGACAATGCTTATGGCGTAACAATAAAAGCTGAATTGGAAGCGAATATGAAAAAGACGATCAGCTTGGGTGCGCTGTATGCCGCATTGCAACGACTAGAAGAAAAACGATGGGTAAATTCTAGAGTCGGTGGTATTACCGAGGAAAGAGGAGGTAGACGGAAACAGTATTTCGATATCACGAAAGAGGGAGTATTAGCCCTTAATGAGGTCAGAGCAATGAGAAACGAGCTATTCGACCGTTTGCCAGAACACAAAGTGCAGTGGCTTAATCTATGAGCTATCAAGAAATAAATAGTAAGCCTCCATGGTTCGGTGAGTGGTTGTTAAGGAGCTTTTGCTCCTATGATTTTTTGAACACCGCCCTATGGGATATGGAGGAAATTTATATCGACAACATCAAACTAAAAGGTAAAAACAAAGCGAAATGGCTATACCTGAAAGAAGCTTGTGGGGTGATTTATCATCTCTACTTCAAAGGCAATAGCCACTATGCAACAAACAACATCGCCATGGTCAAAAACAATATTATCGTCGCTTTAAGAAGCATTAAGAAAAACAAAGGGAATGGATTCGTCAATATACTTGGCTTGAGTTCAGCCTTGATTCTATTTTTACTCACCACAATTTACACCTCGTATGAGTTTAGTTATGACTCCTACCACGAACATTCTGACAATATCTACCGCGTTTATAAAAGTATAAATGTAATAGATGACCCAGATTATCGCGATTCGGGAACCCCAGGGCCACTAGCTAATGCCCTCACTACAGAGTTTCCAGCAATAGTTGGTGCAGCTAGAATTATCAACTGGGGAAAACTGTTAGTGGAAATGGGCGGAGAGAAATATATAGAACCAGATATTTTCCCTGCCGACCCTTCAATCTTCAACATATTTAGTTTCGAGGCAGTAAGTGGTAAAATAGATGATTTTATAGCTGATCCTTTTACAATGGCCATTTCAGAGACCATTGCCATGAAGTATTTCAATCGTACAGATGTAGTAGGAGAGAGTGTCACTTTTAATAAGAAGTATCCAATGAAAATTACTGGTGTATTCAAGGATATGCCCGAGAACTCAAGTTTCAAAATGGATATAATTGTGCACTTTGAAAGCATAGTAAGTGAGTACGAACAAAGCTTAGCTCGGTGGGGCAACAATCCGTTTTATACCTACCTCAGAGTTGAGGAAAATGTGGATGCGAAAGCACTAGAGGCGCAACTGACGTCAATACGAGCCAAATATGCCAACGATCCAATGGATGAAGATGGTCAAGATGTGACCTATTTTTTACAACCACTCAAAGACGTTCATTTTGAGCGGAACATTCAAGGGAGTTTAGGTACACCGGTGAACGGCCAGAGACTTCAGAATTACTTTATTATTTCCGTGATCATACTCATAATGGCTTGCGTGAACTATGTGAATTTAGCCACAGCAGAATCTATTGTGAGAATGAAAGAAGTAGGTATCCGCAAAGCTATCGGTGCCAAGAGGGCTAACTTGATTGCCCAATTTATGATCTCGTCGGGCTTAGTTGTATTCTTTGCTATGGCCTTTTCCACATTGGTGACTTTTTTGGTGCTACCAGCTTTTGCCAATTTTGTAGAGCGCCCTTTAAAGCTTGAATTCTTTGACCCTAGACTACTATCATTTTTACTGGCAACTTGGTTTGGGTTAACCTTGATATCTGGCCTTTACCCTGCACTGATGGCATCGCGATTTAATCCTTTACAAGCCTTAAGCGGTAGAGGCTTAGTCAAAGCTAAAGGCGGAATCTTAAGAAAGGGGTTAGTGGTATTTCAATTTACAGTTTCAATTATCCTTATTCTGGCTGCAATAGTACTCGTAAAACAGTTGCGATATATCGACAATCTGGATACTGGTTATTCTAGAGACAATATTGTTATACTGAGTACTAGAGATGACGCTGTTGACGATCGGTTAGATAATTATATGGAAGAATTGCGTAAGATTTCCGGCGTATCAACAGTGGCAACCTCATGGTCTTTGCCAACCAATGTAACATCTAATACCCAAGCGAACTGGAATGGTATAACCGACGCCGAGCGATTACCAATGTATATGGTGGGAGTTACACATGACTTTTTCGATCTCTATGATATTGAAGTTATCGAAGGCCGATCGTTCGATAAGGATATTAAAACAGATAGAAAGAGTATTTTATTGAATGAAACAGCCGTGAAAGAACTGGGTTGGGAGAACCCGATAGGTAGAGAAATGATCACGCAGGCGGGAGTAAAAACACAAGTTATAGGTGTGGTAAAGGACTTTCACATTAAATCCCTAAGAGATAAAATTGAGCCGCTTCAAATTTTACTCAATGGACGATATGCTATTTTGGCCGTCAAGATTAATGCTGATTTGTATGAGACATTAGTGAAAATTGAAGAACTCTATGAGAGTTACTCTCCGATTCACCCGTTCGAGTATAGACTTTTTGAAGATGTATACGACAAGGCATATGCTGAAGAGTCTAAAATGGCTAAACTAGCCTTCTGGATCACCTTATTAGCTATCAGTATCGCTTGTTTAGGGCTTTATGGTCTGGCCTCGCATCGAGTGGAGCAAATGGTGAAGGAGCTAGGTGTGAGAAAAGTAATGGGTGCCACAACGAACAATTTATTGAGCCTATTGAGTCGAGACTTTTTAAAACTCCTAGGTATCTCATTTTTGGTGGCTGGTCCGGTTGCATACTATGTTATGAACCTTTGGTTAGATGGTTTTGCCTACCATACTCAATTTGGAGTAACGA
It encodes the following:
- a CDS encoding GNAT family N-acetyltransferase, with the protein product MIIHEYEFPITSERLFYRPIVKEDTKPWEAFFIGNDQLHFVGIPSPKTPEEEAVIWINRQMKRYEETGIGMLAAIDKENGTLMGNVGLILRENILGEDFFEIGYGVIPSYWNKGYASEMAICIREYFEAQRLDERVVSIINIDNIGSQRVAEKNGMKRTVTFDFHGAQAYLYRKDL
- a CDS encoding IMPACT family protein, giving the protein MQDSFLTISNSAEGLYKEKGSKFIAVAFPVTSVEAVKEKLELLRKDYYDARHHCYAYVLGHDGSETRANDDGEPNHSAGDPILGQIKSKNLTNTLLVVVRYFGGTKLGVSGLINAYKTAAFEALEEAQIVKREITETVILRFPYDEMNEVMKLVKDLELNIKGQDYDSGCVMTIGVIVSKMAKMNEKLTLLNDLGHSISVSEL
- a CDS encoding sugar 3,4-ketoisomerase gives rise to the protein MKKPELYDFNNIAAARGNLSFLEELKDVPFEVKRVYWLTDVPEQQVRGDHAHKVGEQVIVCIQGVIEVVLESKNGEVFTCTLDQPNKGLYIPPMWWGKMLFKNRAMLLGLASDEFSEEDYIRKREDF
- a CDS encoding GNAT family N-acetyltransferase, yielding MANFQLQKTLSLKTKVIYKEFVYNNQAFLATNNKLEKRHFYWVDTNIDCAHAHVAFSITDETAYSPHRLPFGGVELAEGLVPQDLFEFLSQVEKTLVIEGVKVVRLHQAPNAYQDQTLIGDTLIQLGYETIQNRVFHTIAVNETDLYDRMHKMEHRKFKMCHRDGAIFRELKKKQKIEAFQWIERNRNLAYKPPSMSWVDLQEASQRNPKVYKVFGVFLDDWMLAATVAVVVNDRAIYHFMPASQVDFREYKKYSPMVFLINELYNWCRSNGIETLDLGTSYVDMKLKDSLVKFKENTGGKPCNALSWQKTLSS
- a CDS encoding MATE family efflux transporter; the protein is MKSSSWSFSAVVFRALGGLTINKLFAFFLGAPGITLLSHFQNLTALFTLLPNEGVNRSIMKYWSDPQMSEHDKLRHFKTSFWITSTIFGVTLGVLYFWHHDYFFDRFITAYTPREFLIIFIPSVFLMLMSGYLNSVILALREVKAYAVINILSLLLLVGIVYVGVNYGTIDQALLSFAIGYAAMFFLALIYLIRRRKSIKLGMGKPDKASVKRIGKFIAMAISAIVFGKLLDFGVRDYAIELYDLERTGLWQAVAKMSTSYLLVFSGTVGVIYYPKIASLIHERGALRQYVLKVMGFMTFVSIMALGIYYLNKEFILNLFFADGFDKAAYLVRYQVIGDFFALLAYLLAYVLSARVQTMKYIAAQFVSALIYLGLLSVLIDQYNLEAFTLAYMFRYIGFFLILLVFNRKLLRR
- a CDS encoding glycosyltransferase — encoded protein: MNPLVTIICISYNHAPYIKEALDAVFAQDYEQIQVIIADDGSTDNSQDVIKELLEGKTLQCIFNEENIGYTRTFNSALKHAEGEFIIDYALDDVMKPAFVRKSVDRFKLTDRSTGVVFSNADYIDEDSNVIGNHNESLFKKKMIKAIPEGDIFTNLMDRYFICTPTMVIRKEVFDRLGGYDEALAYEDFDFWIRSSRYWEYAYTDVIEMQKRKLKSSMSAARYQFTMNKQLKSTRIVCEKAFHLCKTEKELKLLGARLNYEYRQCIRNGANDLAEDYQLLIKKTGSSLDAISLGVRFLGRKFHRKHH
- a CDS encoding ABC transporter permease, which gives rise to MLQNNLRTLLRSLIKSKTYTLLNLLGLSSGLVVFILIMVYTQYEFSYDQYHSRVNDIYRVYKSDKGNFYKGTNKYAVVPTPLVPAMKDDFSEVEDFFRIETYGNAVVRVGTEVFLEPSIHAVDPSIFEILDLELLAGSPSEIGKGNNGAALSESLAMKYFGKIDVVGEVIKYKDQYPFQVTGVFKDMPKNSHFVLDLTINLEGILGATERRMDNWNNSNFYAYVLLAPGTDAGKLQGRLPELRAKYANDPINEEGQESTYYLQNLSDVHFTSEVNFDIAPNADAQSLYIYIGIAFMILLIAAINYVNLATARSVNKTKEVGIRKVIGAHKWSLIKQFLLESSVLVFTALAIAVLVLIMVLPAFSSFIDKEITINFSSLDFWIPLLGLGVLMTLLSGIYPATMLAKFKPITALKGSRTGPKGSALFRNILVVFQFTVSCALILGASVLTKQLNFIQNMDTGYVRDQVLVVGVRDRGIRGQLDVFKNELRKISGVKYVSSSNSLPNNISSNSTVNWVGKKEDERVVLYTNTADYDFVDLYDLEIVEGRNFDPTITSDETAVLINESAVKALGWENPIGMQMMRWWGDTGRVVGVLKDFHAHSVHLEIEPIQIYQKSGQFNVSIRIEGDQVEETIAAIESTYQSFEPLYPFDYNFFDDIFDRAYLSEIKAAELANWFTGLAILIACLGLYGLASHKVQHRIKEVGVRKVLGASISRILILLTKDFGLLLIVSFLIAAPIAYFVMNNWLDGFAYHTSINLITFLLALIVMMLVAGSTVGYQTYKAAVKNPVDALREE
- a CDS encoding HD domain-containing protein, which translates into the protein MEDALEKQIAFIKEIDKLKYIQRKTRLFNSDRHENDAEHSWHLAMMAIVLSSHSNHEIDMLKVIKMLLIHDIVEIDAGDTFLFDTTKNHTNTEEELKAAERIFGILPEDQAKELIAIWTEFETGETKEAKFAKAMDRFEPMLQNASNNGGTWREFNVPYEAVIEKKQKIKDGATNIWDYARNMVDKYYGK
- a CDS encoding PadR family transcriptional regulator — encoded protein: MKKVTLGAFEEMVLLTVGVLQDNAYGVTIKAELEANMKKTISLGALYAALQRLEEKRWVNSRVGGITEERGGRRKQYFDITKEGVLALNEVRAMRNELFDRLPEHKVQWLNL